A single window of Microbacterium oryzae DNA harbors:
- the metG gene encoding methionine--tRNA ligase has translation MTSGRSFYITTPIYYPSDVPHIGHGYTTVAVDTLARWHRQAGDDTWMLTGTDEHGQKMIRAAAANGATPQEWVDKLVAESWQPLLRTLDVANDDFIRTTQERHEKSVQLFLQAVYDRGYIYAGEYEALYCVGCEEFKPESEIVDGAGPFEGLKVCAIHSKPLELLQEKNYFFKLSEFQDRLLALYRERPDFVQPESARNEVVAFVQQGLKDLSISRSTFDWGITVPWDESHVIYVWVDALLNYATAVGYGSDTEGFERRWPAHHVVGKDILRFHAVIWPAMLMAAGIEVPENVFAHGWLLVGGEKMSKSKLTGIAPNAITDVFGSDAYRFYFLSAIAFGQDGSFSWEDLSARYQAELANGFGNLASRAIAMVGKYFDGAVPEPGAYTEADLAIQQIVADAAAHADAAIDRFRIDEAIRSIWTIVDELNGYITLNEPWALAKDEAQRERLGTVLYTCVEGLRALAVLLSPVMPQATAKLWDALGVSGALGALLEQPVREAGAWGGVPAGTKTGALQPLFPRVEQPE, from the coding sequence GTGACTTCCGGCCGTTCCTTCTACATCACCACGCCGATCTACTACCCGAGCGATGTGCCGCACATCGGGCACGGGTACACGACCGTGGCGGTGGACACGCTCGCGCGCTGGCACCGTCAGGCCGGAGACGACACCTGGATGCTGACCGGCACCGACGAGCACGGTCAGAAGATGATCCGCGCGGCGGCCGCCAACGGCGCCACTCCGCAGGAGTGGGTCGACAAGCTCGTGGCCGAGTCGTGGCAGCCGCTGCTGCGGACCCTCGACGTCGCGAACGACGACTTCATCCGCACCACGCAGGAGCGTCACGAGAAGAGCGTGCAGCTCTTCCTCCAGGCCGTGTACGACCGCGGCTACATCTACGCGGGCGAGTACGAGGCGCTGTACTGCGTCGGCTGCGAGGAGTTCAAGCCCGAGAGCGAGATCGTCGACGGCGCGGGACCCTTCGAGGGGCTGAAGGTCTGCGCGATCCACTCGAAGCCCCTCGAGCTGCTGCAGGAGAAGAACTACTTCTTCAAGCTCAGCGAGTTCCAGGACCGCCTGCTCGCGCTCTACCGCGAGCGCCCCGACTTCGTGCAGCCGGAGTCCGCTCGCAACGAGGTCGTCGCGTTCGTGCAGCAGGGGCTGAAGGACCTCTCCATCTCGCGCTCCACCTTCGACTGGGGCATCACCGTGCCGTGGGACGAGTCCCACGTCATCTACGTGTGGGTCGACGCGCTGCTGAACTACGCCACCGCGGTCGGCTACGGATCCGACACCGAGGGCTTCGAGCGCCGCTGGCCCGCGCACCACGTCGTGGGCAAGGACATCCTCCGCTTCCACGCCGTCATCTGGCCGGCCATGCTGATGGCGGCCGGCATCGAGGTGCCCGAGAACGTCTTCGCGCACGGATGGCTGCTGGTCGGCGGCGAGAAGATGTCGAAGTCCAAGCTCACCGGCATCGCCCCGAATGCGATCACCGACGTGTTCGGCTCCGACGCCTACCGCTTCTACTTCCTGTCGGCGATCGCCTTCGGTCAGGACGGGTCGTTCTCGTGGGAGGACCTCTCCGCCCGCTACCAGGCCGAGCTCGCCAACGGCTTCGGCAACCTCGCCTCGCGCGCCATCGCCATGGTCGGCAAGTACTTCGACGGCGCCGTGCCCGAGCCGGGTGCGTACACGGAGGCGGATCTCGCCATCCAGCAGATCGTCGCCGACGCCGCCGCCCACGCGGACGCCGCGATCGACCGGTTCCGGATCGACGAGGCCATCCGCTCGATCTGGACGATCGTCGACGAGCTCAACGGCTACATCACGCTGAACGAGCCGTGGGCGCTCGCGAAGGACGAGGCGCAGCGCGAGCGGCTGGGCACGGTGCTCTACACCTGCGTGGAGGGGCTCCGCGCGCTGGCCGTGCTGCTCTCGCCCGTCATGCCGCAGGCGACCGCCAAGCTGTGGGATGCCCTCGGGGTGTCGGGAGCGCTGGGTGCGCTCCTCGAGCAGCCCGTGCGCGAGGCCGGTGCCTGGGGCGGCGTGCCCGCCGGCACGAAGACCGGGGCGCTGCAGCCGCTCTTCCCGCGGGTCGAGCAGCCGGAGTGA
- a CDS encoding TatD family hydrolase: MKDEAADASVYVRERSRDGRKDLRYPAAPEPLAVPVYDNHCHLEIEDGEEPLSLGEQLDRASAAGIAGVVQSSGDIDSSRWAVHAAESDPRVLAAVAIHPNDAPTYAEQGRLDEAIAVIDALAAHPRVRAVGETGLDFFRTGAEGRPAQLASFEAHIAIAKRHDIALQIHDRDAHREVLDTLHRVGAPERTVFHCFSGDEAVAREASEAGCWLSFAGNVTFKNAQNLRDALRVTPRERILVETDAPFLTPTPHRGRPNAPYLVPVTVRFMAAELDIELDELCAQLAANTVAVYGEWS; encoded by the coding sequence GTGAAGGACGAAGCGGCGGACGCGAGCGTCTACGTGCGCGAGCGCAGCAGGGACGGCCGGAAGGACCTCAGGTACCCGGCGGCCCCCGAGCCGCTCGCGGTGCCCGTCTACGACAACCACTGCCACCTGGAGATCGAGGACGGCGAGGAGCCGCTGTCGCTCGGGGAGCAGCTCGACCGCGCGAGCGCGGCCGGCATCGCCGGCGTCGTGCAGTCCTCCGGCGACATCGACTCGTCGCGCTGGGCCGTCCACGCGGCCGAGTCCGATCCGCGCGTGCTCGCGGCCGTGGCCATCCACCCGAACGATGCGCCCACCTACGCCGAGCAGGGGCGGCTCGACGAGGCGATCGCCGTGATCGACGCGCTGGCCGCGCACCCGCGCGTGCGCGCAGTGGGGGAGACCGGGCTCGACTTCTTCCGCACCGGCGCGGAGGGGCGCCCCGCGCAGCTGGCGTCGTTCGAGGCGCACATCGCGATCGCGAAGCGGCACGACATCGCGCTGCAGATCCACGACCGCGACGCGCATCGGGAGGTGCTCGACACCCTCCACCGCGTCGGAGCGCCCGAGCGGACCGTGTTCCACTGCTTCTCGGGAGACGAGGCGGTCGCGCGCGAGGCGAGCGAGGCCGGCTGCTGGCTCTCCTTCGCGGGCAATGTGACGTTCAAGAACGCGCAGAACCTCCGCGACGCGCTGCGGGTGACGCCGCGCGAGCGGATCCTCGTCGAGACCGACGCGCCGTTCCTCACGCCGACACCGCATCGCGGTCGGCCGAACGCGCCCTACCTGGTGCCGGTCACCGTGCGCTTCATGGCCGCCGAGCTCGACATCGAGCTCGACGAGCTGTGCGCGCAGCTGGCCGCCAACACCGTCGCCGTCTACGGGGAGTGGTCATGA
- the rsmA gene encoding 16S rRNA (adenine(1518)-N(6)/adenine(1519)-N(6))-dimethyltransferase RsmA, translating into MTVRLLGAGDIRELAAELDVTPTKKLGQNFVVDANTVRRIVQIARVQAGERVVEVGPGLGSLTLAILETGARVTAVEIDHRLAERLPRTAQERGVPDGDLTVVDADALRVTELPGDPTILVANLPYNVSVPVLLHFLETFAQLDRGVVMVQSEVGERLAAPPGSKVYGAPSVKAAWYGDWRLAGNVSRQVFWPVPNVDSVLVAFQRAADPRGTEEERRRTFRIVDLAFQQRRKMLRQALSAELGGSAAASEVLERAGVAPTARGESLVVDDFQRIAREIAATSAS; encoded by the coding sequence ATGACCGTCCGGCTGCTGGGCGCGGGAGACATCCGCGAGCTCGCCGCGGAGCTCGACGTCACGCCGACGAAGAAGCTCGGGCAGAACTTCGTCGTCGACGCCAACACGGTCCGCCGCATCGTGCAGATCGCGCGCGTGCAGGCGGGAGAGCGCGTCGTCGAGGTCGGGCCCGGCCTCGGATCGCTGACCCTGGCCATCCTCGAGACCGGCGCGCGGGTGACCGCCGTCGAGATCGACCACCGGCTCGCCGAGCGGCTGCCGCGCACCGCGCAGGAGCGCGGGGTGCCCGACGGCGATCTCACCGTCGTCGACGCCGACGCGCTGCGGGTGACGGAGCTGCCGGGCGACCCGACCATCCTCGTCGCGAACCTGCCCTACAACGTGTCGGTGCCGGTGCTGCTGCACTTCCTCGAGACGTTCGCGCAGCTCGACCGAGGTGTCGTCATGGTCCAGTCGGAGGTGGGGGAGCGCCTCGCCGCCCCTCCCGGAAGCAAGGTCTACGGCGCGCCCAGCGTGAAGGCCGCGTGGTACGGCGACTGGCGGCTCGCGGGCAACGTCTCCCGCCAGGTGTTCTGGCCCGTGCCGAACGTCGACAGCGTGCTCGTCGCGTTCCAGCGCGCGGCCGACCCCCGTGGCACCGAGGAGGAGCGGCGGCGGACCTTCCGCATCGTCGACCTCGCATTCCAGCAGCGGCGCAAGATGCTGCGGCAGGCGCTGTCGGCGGAGCTCGGCGGCTCGGCGGCCGCGAGCGAGGTCCTCGAGCGCGCGGGCGTCGCGCCGACCGCCCGCGGCGAGTCGCTCGTGGTGGACGACTTCCAGCGCATCGCCCGCGAGATCGCCGCGACGAGCGCATCATGA
- a CDS encoding 4-(cytidine 5'-diphospho)-2-C-methyl-D-erythritol kinase: MTVASSEPTVRVRAPGKINLFLEVGPLQGDGYHQLATAFQAVSLYEDVVATASDDFTMSVAGSIDVSGVPVDETNLALRAARLLAAETGYSGGVHLDVFKEVPVAGGMGGGSADAAAALVACDTLWGTRLGSAELHRLAARLGADVPFALKGGTAIGTGRGDELSPALARGRFDWVLVVNEEGLSTPEVYAALDRHRDRHRVDISPARTLPEVDAGVLHALRAGDPAMLAEALRNDLQVAALGLRPDLAETLELGESSGALAGLVSGSGPTVAFLAASPEAAVELHDMLDASGRDVLLAHGPVKGARVIS, encoded by the coding sequence ATGACCGTCGCGTCGTCGGAGCCCACCGTCCGCGTCCGCGCGCCGGGCAAGATCAACCTCTTCCTCGAGGTCGGTCCGCTGCAGGGCGACGGCTACCACCAGCTCGCGACGGCGTTCCAGGCGGTGTCGCTGTACGAGGACGTCGTGGCCACCGCCTCCGACGACTTCACGATGTCGGTCGCCGGGTCGATCGACGTGTCCGGCGTGCCGGTGGACGAGACGAACCTCGCCCTGCGCGCGGCGCGGCTCCTCGCGGCGGAGACCGGCTACTCCGGCGGCGTGCACCTCGACGTCTTCAAGGAGGTGCCGGTCGCGGGCGGCATGGGCGGCGGCTCGGCCGACGCCGCGGCAGCCCTCGTCGCCTGCGACACGCTGTGGGGCACGCGACTCGGATCGGCGGAGTTGCACCGGCTCGCCGCGCGGCTCGGCGCGGATGTGCCGTTCGCGCTCAAGGGCGGCACCGCGATCGGCACGGGGCGCGGCGACGAGCTCAGCCCCGCCCTCGCCCGCGGCCGGTTCGACTGGGTGCTCGTCGTGAACGAGGAGGGGCTGTCGACGCCCGAGGTGTACGCCGCGCTCGACCGGCACCGCGACCGCCATCGCGTCGACATCAGCCCCGCGCGCACGCTGCCGGAGGTCGACGCCGGGGTGCTGCACGCGCTGCGGGCGGGCGACCCCGCGATGCTCGCGGAGGCGCTGCGCAACGACCTGCAGGTGGCTGCTCTCGGCCTGCGCCCCGACCTCGCGGAGACGCTGGAGCTGGGGGAGTCCTCCGGAGCCCTCGCCGGCCTGGTGTCCGGATCGGGCCCCACGGTCGCCTTCCTCGCGGCATCGCCGGAGGCGGCGGTCGAGCTGCACGACATGCTCGACGCGTCGGGGCGCGACGTGCTCCTCGCGCACGGCCCCGTGAAGGGCGCCCGGGTCATCTCCTGA
- a CDS encoding FUSC family protein: MRLTAAIRAPRRPPALQAAKSALATVAAWFIAGSLIPEGPPPVFAAIAALLVVQPSLNQSLAKAVERSVGVIAGVVIASAVAILLGDAAWVVIIAIVAAMAFAWLLRMTPGTANQVAISALLVLVLGPSTPDYALDRVIETVIGAAIGVVVNIVLVPPIALAPARASVDALGEEVARALERLADALSAPRGRTELEELMLTARLLRPMRDASDAAILAASESLALNPRGARHRDDLARLSAIVDRLGPIVTQIIGMTRAFYDHYDDDLSGEPAVRDISVQLRRAAHDVRLRLHHATAGEPPHDEAALTSPLMVSAPSGLRWILVGSLLEDLRRIHEALSDDVV, from the coding sequence ATGCGACTGACCGCTGCGATCCGCGCACCGCGGCGCCCGCCCGCGCTGCAGGCGGCGAAGTCCGCGCTCGCGACGGTCGCCGCCTGGTTCATCGCCGGGTCGCTCATCCCCGAGGGGCCGCCCCCGGTGTTCGCGGCCATCGCGGCGCTGCTCGTCGTGCAGCCGAGCCTCAACCAGTCCCTCGCCAAGGCGGTCGAGCGCAGCGTCGGCGTCATCGCGGGCGTCGTCATCGCCTCGGCCGTCGCCATCCTGCTCGGCGATGCGGCGTGGGTCGTGATCATCGCGATCGTCGCGGCCATGGCCTTCGCCTGGCTCCTGCGGATGACTCCGGGGACGGCGAACCAGGTCGCCATCAGCGCGCTCCTCGTGCTGGTCCTCGGTCCGTCGACGCCGGACTACGCGCTCGACCGGGTGATCGAGACCGTGATCGGCGCCGCGATCGGCGTCGTCGTGAACATCGTGCTGGTGCCGCCGATCGCGCTCGCCCCCGCACGCGCGTCGGTGGACGCGCTCGGCGAGGAGGTCGCGCGCGCGCTCGAGCGCCTGGCCGACGCGCTGTCGGCGCCGCGGGGTCGCACCGAGCTCGAGGAGCTCATGCTCACCGCACGGCTGTTGCGACCCATGCGCGACGCGTCGGATGCGGCGATCCTGGCGGCGTCGGAGTCGCTCGCGCTCAATCCGCGCGGCGCGCGGCACCGCGACGACCTCGCACGGCTCAGCGCGATCGTCGATCGCCTCGGCCCGATCGTCACGCAGATCATCGGGATGACCCGCGCGTTCTACGACCACTACGACGACGATCTCAGCGGCGAGCCCGCCGTGCGCGACATCTCCGTCCAGCTGCGCCGCGCTGCCCATGACGTGCGGCTGCGCCTCCACCACGCGACGGCGGGCGAGCCGCCGCACGACGAGGCCGCCCTCACGTCGCCGCTGATGGTCTCCGCGCCGTCGGGCTTGCGCTGGATCCTCGTGGGCTCGCTTCTGGAGGACCTGCGCCGCATCCACGAGGCCCTGAGCGACGACGTGGTCTGA
- a CDS encoding ABC transporter ATP-binding protein, with product MGIEFRSASKSYPGGAKAVDDFSLHVPSRTTTVLVGSSGCGKTTLLRMVNRMVDPTEGAVLIDDEDVRTRDAVQLRRSIGYVMQNGGLLPHLRVVDNIATVPVLQGAPRRQARERARELLEVVGLDASLAERYPGQLSGGQQQRVGVARALAAEPNILLMDEPFGAVDPIVRAELQRELIRLQQELGKTILFVTHDIDEAFLLGDHVVILDHGARVVQQGSPAEILAEPADDFVRAFVGMGGGRRELTLRETDGRTVVVDGSGRVQGVLKDATG from the coding sequence GTGGGTATCGAGTTCCGGTCGGCGAGCAAGAGCTATCCCGGCGGCGCGAAGGCGGTCGACGACTTCTCGCTGCACGTGCCCTCGCGCACGACGACGGTGCTCGTCGGCTCGTCCGGCTGCGGCAAGACCACCCTCCTGCGCATGGTCAACCGGATGGTCGATCCCACCGAGGGCGCGGTCCTCATCGACGACGAGGACGTGCGCACGCGCGACGCCGTGCAGCTGCGACGGAGCATCGGGTACGTCATGCAGAACGGCGGGCTCCTGCCGCACCTGCGCGTCGTCGACAACATCGCCACGGTCCCCGTCCTGCAGGGCGCCCCGCGACGGCAGGCGCGCGAGCGCGCACGCGAGCTCCTCGAGGTCGTCGGCCTCGACGCCTCGCTCGCCGAGCGGTACCCCGGTCAGCTCTCGGGCGGCCAGCAGCAGCGCGTGGGAGTGGCCAGAGCGCTCGCCGCCGAACCCAACATCCTCCTCATGGACGAGCCCTTCGGCGCGGTCGATCCCATCGTGCGCGCGGAGCTGCAGCGCGAGCTCATCCGCCTCCAGCAGGAGCTGGGCAAGACCATCCTGTTCGTCACGCACGACATCGACGAGGCCTTCCTCCTCGGCGACCACGTCGTGATCCTCGATCACGGGGCGCGGGTCGTGCAGCAGGGCTCGCCCGCCGAGATCCTCGCCGAGCCCGCAGACGACTTCGTCCGCGCGTTCGTCGGCATGGGCGGCGGTCGCCGCGAGCTCACGCTGCGCGAGACGGATGGCCGCACGGTCGTCGTCGACGGATCCGGACGCGTGCAGGGCGTGCTGAAGGACGCCACCGGATGA
- a CDS encoding ABC transporter permease: MTWVADNVGLILQLTAEHLRQSAPPILWGLLLALPLGWLAHRSRVLRTPIVVTTGLLYTLPSLALLPILPVVFGFSALSEANLVVALTIYAVAILVRSVVDGLDSVDDDTRRSAVALGYGPARRFLAVELPLAGPVILAGLRVAAVSTISLATVGILIGVTNLGYLFTNGFQRRIVPEILAGVVAVAVVALIVDLVLQILGRLLMPWTRATLPLQAGAPA; this comes from the coding sequence ATGACCTGGGTCGCCGACAACGTCGGGCTCATCCTGCAGCTGACCGCCGAGCATCTCCGCCAGAGTGCGCCGCCCATCCTGTGGGGGCTCCTCCTCGCGCTGCCGCTCGGATGGCTCGCGCACCGCAGCCGCGTGCTGCGCACGCCCATCGTCGTGACGACGGGGCTGCTCTACACGCTGCCGTCGCTCGCGCTCCTGCCGATCCTCCCCGTCGTCTTCGGCTTCAGCGCGCTCAGCGAGGCCAATCTCGTCGTCGCGCTGACGATCTACGCCGTCGCGATCCTCGTCCGCTCGGTCGTCGACGGGCTCGACTCCGTGGACGACGACACCCGCCGCTCGGCGGTGGCCCTCGGATACGGGCCGGCGCGGCGCTTCCTCGCCGTGGAGCTGCCGCTCGCGGGCCCCGTCATCCTGGCCGGGCTCCGCGTGGCGGCCGTGAGCACCATCTCGCTCGCGACCGTCGGCATCCTCATCGGGGTCACCAACCTCGGCTACCTCTTCACGAACGGGTTCCAGCGGCGCATCGTGCCGGAGATCCTCGCCGGCGTCGTGGCCGTGGCGGTGGTCGCGCTCATCGTGGATCTCGTGCTCCAGATCCTCGGCCGACTGCTCATGCCGTGGACGCGCGCGACGCTGCCGCTGCAGGCGGGGGCGCCCGCATGA
- a CDS encoding ABC transporter permease — protein MNLLLDALAWLASPERLSGSHPLPRAFAEHLALTFGSVAIAALIAIPVGWLIGHTGRGRGIAVALAGAARAVPSFGLILLLVLLVGVLHKVEAAVIAFVLLSIPSILAGAYAGFEAIDRRTVDAARATGMSEAQILWRVEARLGLPLLVGGVRAAVLQVVATATLAAWVNVGGLGFDILQGIQLRRFDQVLGGAIAVAVLALVLDAAFALLQRRAVPAGILASTSRRPRRASRTRRSTEKEALTT, from the coding sequence ATGAACCTCCTCCTCGACGCGCTGGCGTGGCTGGCGTCGCCCGAGCGCCTGAGCGGAAGCCATCCGCTGCCACGCGCGTTCGCCGAGCACCTCGCGCTCACCTTCGGCTCGGTGGCGATCGCCGCGCTCATCGCCATCCCCGTGGGCTGGCTCATCGGCCACACCGGCCGCGGGCGCGGCATCGCGGTCGCATTGGCGGGAGCGGCGCGCGCGGTGCCGTCGTTCGGGCTCATCCTGCTGCTCGTCCTCCTCGTCGGCGTGCTGCACAAGGTCGAGGCGGCGGTCATCGCGTTCGTGCTGCTGTCGATCCCGTCGATCCTTGCGGGGGCCTACGCCGGCTTCGAGGCGATCGACCGGCGCACCGTCGACGCGGCGCGCGCCACCGGGATGAGCGAGGCGCAGATCCTGTGGCGCGTGGAGGCGCGCCTGGGCCTGCCGCTCCTCGTCGGCGGCGTCCGGGCCGCCGTGCTGCAGGTGGTCGCGACGGCCACGCTCGCCGCCTGGGTGAACGTGGGCGGGCTGGGCTTCGATATCCTGCAGGGCATCCAGCTGCGCCGGTTCGATCAGGTGCTCGGCGGCGCCATCGCGGTGGCCGTGCTCGCCCTCGTCCTCGACGCGGCCTTCGCGCTCCTGCAGCGACGAGCCGTCCCGGCGGGTATCCTCGCGTCCACCTCCCGCCGCCCCCGACGCGCGTCGCGCACGCGACGCTCCACCGAGAAGGAAGCACTCACGACATGA
- a CDS encoding ABC transporter substrate-binding protein yields MKHSTRTALAAAFASVAVLALAGCGSSDPLEEDTPAAEESGSAASDAIVVGSQAYYSNEIIAEIYAQALEGAGYEVERSFNIGQRDAYLPSLESGEIDLFPEYSGSLLQQAYDPETEARTPDDVYAALVDALPEGLTALEQSTASDQDSYTVTAAFAEENDLEEIGDLADVDTPLTLGGPAELEERPYGPDGVKDVYGVDVAFSATGDTTVEELVAGTIQVGNVFTADPRIETEDLVPLDDPEGLFLAANVVPIASTDVADEIAEVIDPVSAALTPEGLVSLNVQSTEDQRSPEDIAADWLAENDLA; encoded by the coding sequence ATGAAGCACAGCACCCGGACGGCTCTCGCGGCCGCCTTCGCCTCCGTCGCCGTCCTCGCGCTCGCGGGGTGCGGGTCGTCGGACCCCCTCGAGGAGGACACCCCCGCGGCCGAGGAGAGCGGCTCCGCGGCGAGCGACGCGATCGTCGTGGGCTCGCAGGCGTACTACTCCAACGAGATCATCGCGGAGATCTACGCGCAGGCGCTCGAGGGCGCCGGCTACGAAGTGGAGCGCAGCTTCAACATCGGGCAGCGCGACGCGTACCTGCCGTCGCTCGAGAGCGGCGAGATCGACCTCTTCCCGGAGTACAGCGGCAGCCTCCTGCAGCAGGCGTACGACCCGGAGACCGAGGCGCGCACCCCCGACGACGTCTACGCGGCGCTCGTCGACGCGCTGCCGGAGGGGCTCACCGCGCTCGAGCAGTCCACCGCCTCCGACCAGGACTCGTACACCGTCACGGCGGCCTTCGCGGAGGAGAACGATCTCGAGGAGATCGGCGACCTCGCCGACGTCGACACGCCGCTCACGCTGGGCGGACCGGCGGAGCTCGAGGAGCGCCCGTACGGGCCGGATGGCGTGAAGGACGTCTACGGGGTGGACGTCGCCTTCTCGGCGACCGGCGACACGACCGTCGAGGAGCTGGTGGCGGGGACGATCCAGGTCGGCAACGTGTTCACCGCCGACCCGCGCATCGAGACCGAGGACCTCGTCCCGCTCGACGACCCCGAGGGGCTGTTCCTCGCCGCCAACGTCGTGCCGATCGCGTCGACCGACGTGGCGGACGAGATCGCCGAGGTCATCGACCCGGTGAGCGCCGCGCTCACGCCCGAGGGACTGGTGAGCCTGAACGTGCAGAGCACCGAGGACCAGCGCTCGCCGGAGGACATCGCCGCCGACTGGCTGGCCGAGAACGACCTCGCCTGA
- a CDS encoding LacI family DNA-binding transcriptional regulator, producing MPSIRDVARLAGVSHQTVSRVLNDHPSIRVETKQRVLDAIRQLDYRPNAAARALVTSKLNLIGILSASVGEFGPTASIAAIEEAARSEGYSATTLNLPDTSPEAIGAAVRQLLREQVDGIVVIAPQVRVFHVLRGMAIDVPFVSLQTSSGQGSDSVAADQLEGARLATQHLIELGHADILHLSGPQDWIEADSRMRGYLQALRDADLPTIPPIRGDWTADFGHYAGRELARRQDFTAIFAANDLMAIGLMHGFRDAGIDVPGDVSVVGFDDIPVAAHVWPPLTTVHIDFAELGRRAIARLLATLRGADDDVPQREAPALVVRDSAATRR from the coding sequence ATGCCCAGCATCCGCGATGTCGCGCGCCTGGCGGGCGTCTCGCATCAGACCGTCTCCCGGGTGCTCAACGACCACCCCAGCATCCGCGTCGAGACGAAGCAGCGCGTGCTCGACGCCATCCGGCAGCTCGACTACCGCCCCAACGCCGCGGCCCGAGCGCTCGTCACGAGCAAGCTGAACCTCATCGGCATCCTGTCCGCATCGGTCGGGGAGTTCGGGCCCACCGCGTCGATCGCCGCCATCGAGGAGGCCGCCCGCAGCGAGGGCTATTCGGCGACGACGCTGAACCTCCCCGACACGTCTCCCGAGGCGATCGGCGCCGCGGTGCGCCAGCTTCTGCGGGAGCAGGTCGACGGGATCGTCGTGATCGCCCCGCAGGTGCGCGTCTTCCATGTCCTGCGCGGGATGGCCATCGACGTGCCGTTCGTGAGCCTGCAGACCTCGTCAGGGCAGGGGAGCGACAGCGTGGCCGCCGACCAGCTGGAGGGAGCGCGGCTCGCGACCCAGCACCTCATCGAACTCGGCCACGCCGACATCCTCCACCTGTCGGGACCCCAGGACTGGATCGAGGCGGATTCGCGCATGCGCGGCTACCTGCAGGCGCTGCGCGATGCGGATCTGCCGACGATCCCGCCCATCCGCGGGGACTGGACCGCCGACTTCGGCCACTACGCGGGGCGCGAGCTCGCGCGCCGACAGGACTTCACGGCGATCTTCGCCGCGAACGACCTCATGGCGATCGGCCTCATGCACGGCTTCCGCGACGCCGGCATCGACGTGCCGGGCGACGTCAGCGTGGTGGGCTTCGATGACATTCCGGTAGCGGCACATGTCTGGCCCCCGCTGACCACCGTGCACATCGATTTCGCCGAACTGGGGCGACGCGCCATCGCGCGACTGCTCGCGACGCTGCGCGGCGCCGACGACGACGTTCCGCAGCGGGAGGCGCCCGCTCTCGTCGTGCGGGATTCCGCTGCGACGCGCCGTTAG